The genomic segment TACGGATGGTTCAGTTATGTCCTTTTCACGTTGGCTGGTTGCGCGGGACCGAAACCGACCGAGCCGGCTGGGATCGACACCCAGTTCCTGCGCGACTTCGCCGAGACGCGCGGCTACTCCTGCGGCCAGCCAACCGGTTTCGCACTCACGCCGAGCGGCGATGCGATGCTCTTTCTGCGGAGCGGCCCGCGTGACGTGGTTCGCAATCTGTTCGAGATCAGCACGGCCGACGGGTTGATGAAGATTCGCGCGACGGCGGACGATCTGCTTGGCGGCAAGGAAGAGGTGCTGACGGTCGAAGAGAAGGCGCGGCGCGAGCGGCAGCGCGTGACGGCGCGCGGGCTGGCGTCGTTCTCGCTGTCCGAAGACGGCAAGCTGATTCTCACGAGCTTGAGCGGCAAGCTGTACGTCATCCAACGGGAGGACGGCAAGATTCTCACACTCCCCGACGACGCGGCCGGCGCGCCGATCGACCCGAAGTTCTCGCCCGATGGTCGGTTTGTCTCGTGCGTGCGCGGGCACGATCTGTACGTGATCGAGCTGGCGACCATGTCGCAACGGCGTCTCACCGAGGGCGGCACGGCCGATGTCTCGCACGGCTTGGCGGAGTTCGTGGCGCAGGAGGAGATGGGCCGTTCGAGCGGGTATTGGTGGAGCGGTGATTCGCAGTGGATCGCGTTCGAAGAAGCAGACGTGCGCGAGGTGGAGACGCTGTACATCGCCGACGCGCGCCATCCCGAGCAGCCGCCACAAGGCTGGCGCTACCCGCGTGCCGGGACGGCCAATGCAAAAGTCCGATTGGGGATTGTTTCGGTGACCGGAGGCGAGCCTCGCTGGGTCGCCTGGGATTGGAACGCGTATCCGTACCTGGCGACCGTGCATTGGGGGAAGGATTCGCCGCTGACGATGTACGTCCAGACGCGCGATCAGAGAACATGCCAATTGTTGATGGTGGATGAAAGGACGGGTCGAGCGACGACGCTGTTGACGGAGACGGACGACGCGTGGATCAACATCGACTCGGACATGCCGCGGTGGTTGCCAGGCGGCGAGCAGTTTTTGTGGACGAGCGAGCGCAGCGGCGAGTGGGAGCTGGAGCTTCGGCGGCGCGACGGCTCGGTGGTGAAGACCTACCGTCCCGGTTCGGCGAAGCTGTACGGCGTCGTGGCGGTGGACGGCGCACGGCGCGAGGTCGTGGTGAGCGGTAGCGTCGATCCGACGCAGACGCACTTGTATCGCATCGCGCTGGACGGCGGCGAAGTCGTCGCGCTGACGCGCGAACCGGGCAGCCATTCGGGCAAGTTTTCGCGCGATGGCAACGTCTGGGTGCACACGGCTTCGCTGGCCGACGGCACGATCAGCCACGTTGTCCGCTGGCGCGATGCGACCCTGCGCGGCGAACTGCCGAGCGGCGCCGAGCAGCCGCCCTTTACACCGAAGCCCGAGCTGACGACCGTCGAGACAAGCGGGCGAACGTATCACGCCTCCATCCTGCGGCCGCGCAACTTTGACAAGAGTCGTAAATACCCCGTCATCAACTACGTCTACGGCGGGCCGCACAGCAACATGGTCCATGCCGCGGCGCGCGGCTACCTCCGCCAGCAGTGGATTGCCGATCAGGGATTCATCATCGTGTCCATCGACGGGCGCGGCACCGAGCGGCGCGGTCGTGAATGGGAGCGAGCCATCGCCCGG from the Planctomycetia bacterium genome contains:
- a CDS encoding DPP IV N-terminal domain-containing protein is translated as MRNGRLYGWFSYVLFTLAGCAGPKPTEPAGIDTQFLRDFAETRGYSCGQPTGFALTPSGDAMLFLRSGPRDVVRNLFEISTADGLMKIRATADDLLGGKEEVLTVEEKARRERQRVTARGLASFSLSEDGKLILTSLSGKLYVIQREDGKILTLPDDAAGAPIDPKFSPDGRFVSCVRGHDLYVIELATMSQRRLTEGGTADVSHGLAEFVAQEEMGRSSGYWWSGDSQWIAFEEADVREVETLYIADARHPEQPPQGWRYPRAGTANAKVRLGIVSVTGGEPRWVAWDWNAYPYLATVHWGKDSPLTMYVQTRDQRTCQLLMVDERTGRATTLLTETDDAWINIDSDMPRWLPGGEQFLWTSERSGEWELELRRRDGSVVKTYRPGSAKLYGVVAVDGARREVVVSGSVDPTQTHLYRIALDGGEVVALTREPGSHSGKFSRDGNVWVHTASLADGTISHVVRWRDATLRGELPSGAEQPPFTPKPELTTVETSGRTYHASILRPRNFDKSRKYPVINYVYGGPHSNMVHAAARGYLRQQWIADQGFIIVSIDGRGTERRGREWERAIARNVIDGPLADQADAMLALGEKYRELDLSRVGIYGWSFGGYFATMAVLKRPDVFHAAVAGAPVIDWADYDTHYTERYMGTPKDNAAGYEACSALTYAADLRRPLLLIHGTTDDNVYFTHTLKMAEALFRAGRDYDLLALAGFTHMVPDPNVNVRLYERIVRYFRKHLIETTPQSVAAESAP